Part of the Lytechinus pictus isolate F3 Inbred chromosome 18, Lp3.0, whole genome shotgun sequence genome, ACTGCCTGTGTATTTCACTCAACtagatgataaaaaaattgttttgttataGTTTCGCTGATACCATTGAGGACTGGCTTCTGTCAAGAAACGGTTTGGGATACAAAGAAGCTGTTGCCAACTCACAGTCTCAGAAATGCTTAGGGCACCCTTTCACGTTAAATTCGCTGAtgggtttttattttaaatgttcCCCATGTTTTATGATGAtcctaatgatgatgatgacgatgatgatgatcatgatggcaATGaggatgatactgatgatgatgatcatgagagtattgatggtgataataatgatgaatgttcctcatgttttattatgatcataatgatgatggtggtgatgatgatggcaatgatgatgatgatgacgaagatgatgatgatggcaatgatgatgatgatgatgatgattgtggtgatggcGATGGCtatgatgatgatcgtgatgatgatgatgatgatgatgagggtattgatgataatgatggtaatgatcagataattatagtgatgatattgatcatggtaatgatgataataataataattaatattcatcGTGATGACGATATTTTTTACGATGCTGGTACATGTTATGTCCAACGTGACATTATACAATAATATGGTCACTACACTATGagtgattttgaataaatgaaatattctacatccattatgatacatttataacacaaatttgtataaattataacattttcttTGTAAGATGTCGAAAAGTGCATAATGAAACTAAAAACTCTTCATCACGAATTTTTCTcgaaaaaaaactttctcataaaaggAGGACCTCCAATACATTATcccgatattttttttcttttctttccagatGGCACCCCGGGTCACCAGGATGGCCAGTCCATCTTGGCCGAAGAGGCCCGCAAGATGATGAAGACCAACAGTGGCGCCTTCTCACCACACCAGATCGAAGCAATGGAGAAGGCATGCAACCCCTCACTCTACCCCGATGTCTACCGCAAGGATATCACTCAGGATTCCCGTGGTCAGGTACCTATCAGACCCATATTTATTAGTATTTCTACTTTAAAAGAATGTACAATTCGGTAATTTTTATCATCCATAATACGGAAGCTGCTAAATTTGTTGAAATTAGCCTTATTTCGCATGTGCGAGGttgtcaatatttattgttcTACAATTATTCTCAGACAGTCTTACGCTTTCGCCAAATTTGTGGCGCGGCAAGTTTGATGGCGCTATTTTACTTTGATTGCTGCCAAGTTGCCTCCTGTCGCAACAAAATGGATTTTGTTGCTTCCATGACTCACGACGTGTTCAGGAACATAGAAAATGCATTGTCAAATGTCCTTGGTGATAAAACACAGCcgagaagtctttgtcgaaaatcaatccgctattaaaaaaaaaatgaatttcctCTTTCCTCAGGTCGGTATGCCCATCTCTAGCGCTTCAGAATACCACCACGCGAATTTAGAAGCACAGCGCCACCACGCGGTTACATCAGGTTATCATCAAACAGGTAAGGTAGCTTTGAAATTTTGtgtcataatgatgatattaaataagggaaaaaaataatgatgatgatgagaatgataatgataaaaactaaaaatagtaatatgtgataatgatgagaaaaaaagtagaaaagaagaagaaaaatagaaaaataaaaagaagaagaaaatgaaggagaagaaagaggaggagaaaggtaataataaatggaaaaaatgaGACAAGTACAAGATATAATATAAAacttttaaatatttcaaagtattaaTGTTCTCTATATTACTCAACCATCTTTTCTTAATCTCCAGGTCAGAGTCGCGATATGACTCCTCTACATGCCTACCCAGCCTCATCTCAAGGCGGTTATTCCAGTGGTTCAGTGGCCGGCATCGTGCCTCCCCTAGTGCTTCCACCCGGCGGTGGCTCCTACAGTCACGGCGGAAGGGAGGGTGAGTACACAAAACATCTTGAAATGAGACtaaaactgggcgttgtggcgtgtgCCTGTAATTCAAGCCAATTCGGGAAGTAGACAAGAAATTGTTCACGCATACTAAAATTGGAACAGGATGGATTGATTTAGAGGTTCCAGGTTCGATTCCTTGTCACGTCCATCGGTCGGTCTAAGATGTAGGCAATCAtctctgattgatacacgtctgtaaAGCTTCAATACAAGCACACACAATTGAGACCAAGATTGTGTAATGATATAATGCTGTAACCAATAACACAATAGTAAACCGTAACCTAACACCTTTCTGTGTGATGCAGTGACGTAGCAGTAAAAGCTTGTCATAAGGGACAAAAATACACGAGGGCCTATACATACTATGACGAAAACAGTAGATTTTTTATCTTTGCATGTTATAGATAAATGTCACAACTGGCTATCcataaaccacaactttatGCCAGAGTtttgaagaaacaaaaaatgacTTCAGAAGACGGGCCCTAAGGTTCAAGATATACATCTCATCTCTcaaattttacaataatttctaatttctcatttttccctcgctcacttttttttctccacagGTGAATATTCCCCTGGTCAGTTTTCACAGTACAACCACCCGCACGCCCAGTTCTCTGTTCCAGGCCATTACAATGAATGGCAGCGATATACCGGGAGCCAGAGCCTGCTAAGTAAGTAGACCTGTAAGTATTATCAGTCACAGCAATAACCGGATACGGCTTGTGAAGAGACTAGCTATTGTGTGTAAATTTACTAACATTGCTAACAGATCACGGCgacatatatcattcattcaaataattgaaacttacatcaagaaaaatcagtcgtttgTTCCACAACAACAAGTATATTCATCTTTTATTTCATCAGGTGCAATTATTTGCTCAAGTTTTGTTAATCTgtggaaataatttttatttatcaaatttcTCTGGTGATGGGGTTAATGACAACAAACACAATACACAATGCCAACATctattgtaaaaaaagaaatcatatcCCCCTTATGAATTTCAGTTAATGAGAATTAATTTCTTCAGGAATTGCATGTATTTTGGATCCAATAGACTAAAGTATTatttgatattcattaaaatatgcaTGCTGACTAATGTCTAACTCGATATGCAAACAGACCTATGCATTTTGTATCATTGCTTCTTGTGATATGTACTCATATACTCCTTATGACCATCCCTTATGTTTGTTTCCTACCTTCGTCATGACCTTTTCCCTTGTGTAACCTCTGTGTGTTCTAACTTATTGTATTCCGtttgtctctttctttcttttcttcatccCATTCTGCCGTTCATCCAACCATTCCCACCCGAACCCAACCATCCACCCTTCCACCAACCATCAACATTTTATGACGCATGAAAAGACTATACCAACCAGTAGGGGGAATCTATGAAGTAACTCTTCCCAACCTATTTTCTGCCCCCTCTGTAGCGAAACAAGGCAGTCCTCAGGCAAACGCTCAGATGTCGACGCACCATCCGAACAGTCACCCGCAACACCAGCAACATCCGCAGCAGCACCCGCAGTACGCGTTGCACTCTCAGAGCCACAACGCTCATCTTCATCCATCGGGGGCGTCGGGGTTGATCGGGGATCACCACAGCAGGGTGATATCGCCACAGAACGTCTCCACCACCTCCCCGTCTGGTGGCAACAGCACCCCAGGCATCAACAGCCACCACCCGCAACAGGCGGCGCAACCCCCGCAACACCATCCACAACAGATGCGGCACAGTCCTCATGACATCGCAGCAACCACGATGGCGTCGTCGCCAGACAGCAATGTCGTCGTCATCTCAACCGGTCCCAGTGGGGAGCAGAGGGGTACAAACGTTCTAGATCTACGCACAGGGGTAACAAACGGCACCCCTACCGTTTAGGACCACCACCGCATCCATCACCGTGGATAAAACTGACTCTTAACTCCCACACCACCGAGTCTGCTAATTGCTGGTTTCCATTAATTCGACTGGAAACGAGCATTTTTGCTGTATTCAACTATTATCATGCCTTTTGAACAACTTGTATTGATCAAACTTTATATACCAGGATCGAAATGGAGAATGATCAAATTGAATGCAACTGACTATTTCCCGCCAGAAAGGCTTAGTATTCCACCTGATTGAGACGATCCGGGTTTAGTGATCCTTCTTGATCGGGGGAATCAGATAAACATTGTATTAGATAATCTTCTTCAATATCATTATCCACCTATTCTGTTCTTTACTTGTACAAACGTATATCAGACAGTTCTTattgtatatacatttattttctacGAAAAAATGGGCCTTTCTCTGAAATGTGTAGAGAAATATTCAGTGTTTTCCTTTATAATTATTGTATATAGATATACCATGCTTTTTGtagtgtatattattatttttggtgaCTGTGCGTCTTGTATTTATACCGTTTACAACGGTTATATAAATCGTGCGTTATTTCCTTATCCATGTTATCATAGAAAAAGGGCAATGCAATGCTTTATTCTCGTAGAATAAAGGCTTACGGTTAGAATTTTGCTCTTTTCCCATTTGTAGTATTTTGGGATTTTCTATTCTCGACTAGAACACACGCACAAATAAATGCACAATACGACCTTTTGCTGCATTTTTATTCATACTATTTATTCACTTGGCTATCTAGGTTTTGATCAAACCTCAtgacatttctgaaattatgTGATTTTGAACAGACGTTGTAAAAATTCGTTCTGCTTTTGTA contains:
- the LOC129281167 gene encoding G-box-binding factor-like → MMKTNSGAFSPHQIEAMEKACNPSLYPDVYRKDITQDSRGQVGMPISSASEYHHANLEAQRHHAVTSGYHQTGQSRDMTPLHAYPASSQGGYSSGSVAGIVPPLVLPPGGGSYSHGGREGEYSPGQFSQYNHPHAQFSVPGHYNEWQRYTGSQSLLTKQGSPQANAQMSTHHPNSHPQHQQHPQQHPQYALHSQSHNAHLHPSGASGLIGDHHSRVISPQNVSTTSPSGGNSTPGINSHHPQQAAQPPQHHPQQMRHSPHDIAATTMASSPDSNVVVISTGPSGEQRGTNVLDLRTGVTNGTPTV